In one window of Micromonospora cathayae DNA:
- a CDS encoding GntR family transcriptional regulator produces METNWSIRLDTEAQTLGDRAATRLRELIHSGVFAPGQQLPAEPELARRLGVSRPTLRAAVAELIADLLLVRRRGVGTFVATTPHPADGLERLVGTGRGIALLGRRPGTTGLRVRHVVADRSLAGDLRIDPGDPVVHISRTRTADGVPVVHCAEWIPADLLPDPTALDGFGTRDSLYDVLADLGLPVRQAVARFVPVLPDPDLRDRLDVAPDVPVLLLEQRHFPATRADRIVLFSRNWYDTRRIDLQAIRRG; encoded by the coding sequence ATGGAGACCAACTGGTCGATACGACTCGACACCGAAGCCCAGACGCTCGGGGACCGCGCCGCGACCCGCCTCCGGGAGCTGATCCACAGCGGAGTCTTCGCGCCCGGCCAACAGCTCCCCGCGGAGCCGGAACTGGCCCGGCGGCTGGGGGTGAGCCGGCCGACCCTGCGCGCGGCCGTCGCCGAACTGATCGCGGATCTCCTGCTGGTGCGCCGGCGGGGCGTCGGCACGTTCGTCGCGACGACCCCCCATCCGGCCGACGGCCTGGAGCGGCTGGTCGGCACCGGGCGCGGCATCGCGCTGCTCGGCCGCCGGCCGGGCACCACCGGGCTGCGGGTGCGGCACGTCGTCGCGGACCGGTCACTCGCCGGGGACCTGCGGATCGACCCGGGCGATCCGGTCGTGCACATCAGCCGTACCCGGACCGCCGACGGCGTTCCCGTGGTGCACTGCGCCGAGTGGATTCCGGCGGACCTGCTGCCGGACCCCACCGCGCTCGACGGCTTCGGCACCCGGGACTCGCTCTACGACGTCCTCGCCGACCTCGGGCTGCCGGTCCGGCAGGCGGTCGCCCGCTTCGTGCCGGTGCTTCCCGACCCGGACCTGCGCGACCGCCTGGACGTCGCGCCCGACGTCCCGGTGCTCCTGCTCGAACAGCGGCACTTCCCGGCCACCCGGGCCGACCGGATCGTGTTGTTCAGCCGGAACTGGTACGACACCCGGCGGATCGACCTCCAGGCGATCCGCCGGGGGTGA
- a CDS encoding fatty acid desaturase family protein: MTVIQRKPHNPIAHLSAADIEALAAELDAIRDRVIASRGERDAAYIRRVIGTQRKLELGSRVVLLFSLFPPAWVVGTAGLAVAKILENMEIGHNVLHGQWDWMRDPKIHSTTWEWDHVSPAEQWKQSHNELHHKYTNVVGRDNDLGYGIMRVDEDQPWHPMHLGQPLWNLLNACFFEYGIAAYDLELGRHLKEKTTKDRVFRTRLRAVGRKIRRQVLKDYVVHPLLSGPSFLSTLAATFTANLVRNVWSHSVIMCGHFPNGVETFEKTSIEGETKGEWYLRQMLGSANISGGRLLHLMAGNLSHQIEHHLFPDLPSNRYQEIAPDVRKIFDRYGLSYTTGSLPRQVASAWWKVIRLSLPNRSAVRRPVDDRPLDDRPAAMSEPSLVG, encoded by the coding sequence ATGACCGTGATCCAGAGGAAGCCGCACAACCCGATCGCGCACCTGAGCGCGGCCGACATCGAGGCGCTCGCCGCCGAACTGGACGCGATCCGGGACCGGGTGATCGCCAGCCGCGGCGAACGGGACGCCGCGTACATCCGCCGGGTCATCGGCACCCAGCGCAAGCTGGAACTGGGCAGCCGGGTGGTGCTGCTGTTCTCGCTCTTCCCGCCGGCCTGGGTGGTGGGGACCGCCGGGCTGGCGGTGGCGAAGATCCTGGAGAACATGGAGATCGGGCACAACGTCCTGCACGGCCAGTGGGACTGGATGCGCGACCCGAAGATCCACTCCACCACCTGGGAGTGGGACCACGTCTCCCCGGCCGAGCAGTGGAAACAGTCCCACAACGAGCTGCACCACAAGTACACCAACGTGGTCGGCCGGGACAACGACCTCGGCTACGGCATCATGCGGGTCGACGAGGACCAGCCCTGGCACCCGATGCACCTCGGCCAGCCGCTGTGGAACCTGCTCAACGCCTGCTTCTTCGAGTACGGCATCGCCGCGTACGACCTGGAGCTGGGCCGGCACCTGAAGGAGAAGACCACGAAGGACCGGGTCTTCCGCACCCGGCTGCGGGCCGTCGGGCGGAAGATCCGCCGCCAGGTGCTCAAGGACTACGTGGTGCACCCGCTGCTGTCCGGACCGTCGTTCCTCAGCACTCTCGCGGCCACCTTCACCGCGAACCTGGTCCGCAACGTGTGGAGCCACTCGGTGATCATGTGCGGGCACTTCCCGAACGGGGTGGAGACCTTCGAGAAGACCTCCATCGAGGGGGAGACCAAGGGCGAGTGGTACCTGCGGCAGATGCTCGGCTCCGCCAACATCAGCGGTGGCCGGCTGCTGCACCTGATGGCCGGGAACCTCTCCCACCAGATCGAGCACCACCTTTTCCCCGACCTGCCGAGCAACCGCTACCAGGAGATCGCCCCCGACGTGCGGAAGATCTTCGACCGGTACGGGCTGTCGTACACCACCGGTTCGCTGCCCCGGCAGGTGGCGTCCGCCTGGTGGAAGGTGATCCGGCTGTCCCTGCCGAACCGGTCCGCCGTCCGCCGGCCGGTGGACGACCGCCCGCTGGACGACCGGCCGGCGGCGATGTCCGAGCCCTCGCTGGTGGGCTGA
- a CDS encoding NAD(P)-dependent oxidoreductase, with amino-acid sequence MSRIVVFGAGGRAGRRVVAEAVSRGHQVTAVVRDTATYAALAGDQVTVVRGDVTDADSVAAVAAGHDAAVQAAYQSGLPVDEYFSRAARALVEGLGQAGVGRLVVVGIGTNLEVAPGVMVHDTPNFPAEGRIFSLGHVAELEVLRNADTTVDWVVLAPPPAVLDHEAERTGRYRTGGAQVLPSEQGAPAFSYADLAVALIDEIENPKHHRSLVAVG; translated from the coding sequence GTGAGCAGGATCGTCGTCTTCGGTGCCGGTGGCAGGGCTGGTCGTCGGGTGGTCGCCGAGGCCGTCTCGCGCGGCCACCAGGTGACCGCGGTCGTCCGGGACACCGCCACGTACGCCGCGCTGGCCGGCGACCAGGTGACGGTCGTCCGGGGCGACGTGACCGATGCCGACAGCGTGGCCGCCGTCGCCGCCGGCCACGACGCCGCCGTGCAGGCCGCCTACCAGTCGGGCCTGCCGGTCGACGAGTACTTCAGCCGCGCCGCCCGCGCGCTGGTCGAGGGGCTGGGCCAGGCCGGCGTCGGCCGGCTGGTGGTCGTCGGGATCGGGACCAACCTGGAGGTCGCGCCGGGTGTGATGGTTCACGACACGCCGAACTTCCCGGCGGAGGGCCGGATCTTCTCCCTCGGCCACGTCGCCGAGCTGGAGGTCCTGCGCAACGCCGACACCACCGTCGACTGGGTGGTCCTCGCCCCGCCGCCGGCCGTCCTCGACCACGAGGCCGAGCGCACCGGCCGCTACCGCACCGGGGGCGCCCAGGTGCTGCCCTCGGAGCAGGGCGCCCCGGCCTTCTCGTACGCCGACCTCGCCGTCGCTCTGATCGACGAGATCGAGAACCCGAAGCACCACCGCTCCCTCGTCGCGGTCGGCTGA
- a CDS encoding winged helix-turn-helix transcriptional regulator has protein sequence MSEPLDPAMFAECVDGPSPVRVGDKWTGKILACLKTGRRRFSELQVPLPGITPKVLTESLRAMERDGMVTRTAYPEVPPRVEYELTPLGHALLELMSTCCDWTAAHLDELRDARRAYEQRSTRGSAA, from the coding sequence GTGAGCGAGCCACTTGACCCGGCCATGTTCGCGGAGTGTGTGGATGGCCCGTCACCGGTCCGTGTCGGCGACAAATGGACCGGCAAGATCCTGGCCTGCCTGAAAACCGGGCGCCGCCGCTTCTCGGAACTGCAGGTGCCGTTACCGGGCATCACGCCGAAGGTGCTCACCGAATCGCTGCGCGCGATGGAACGTGACGGGATGGTCACGCGTACCGCCTACCCGGAGGTGCCGCCCCGGGTGGAGTACGAACTCACGCCACTGGGACATGCCCTGCTGGAGCTCATGAGCACCTGCTGCGACTGGACCGCCGCCCACCTCGACGAGCTGCGGGACGCCCGCCGGGCGTACGAGCAGCGCTCCACCCGGGGGTCCGCGGCGTAG